Proteins from one Paraburkholderia sp. BL10I2N1 genomic window:
- a CDS encoding outer membrane lipoprotein-sorting protein: MQLAPFHAHAQAAPDAQQLLAASDAIRTPAQPFVLNAALTEYRSGKQIDANMLSIYTKPDAPGGTFRTLVRFVAPARDVGKLMLKNGDDLWFYDPANQASIRISPDQRLLGQEANGDVVTVNLAHDYTATLLGEEDVTDGDRQLRHCYKLSLAGKTPGLIYHRIEMWLDAANTRPVKARFFSESDRLLKTAFYRRYTMQLGAERPTEFVIIDGLDPNWVTVMRFSDYAWRGIPDAWMQRDYLARFRPE; the protein is encoded by the coding sequence ATGCAGCTTGCTCCATTCCACGCGCACGCGCAGGCAGCGCCGGACGCCCAGCAGCTTCTCGCCGCGAGCGACGCCATTCGCACGCCGGCCCAACCGTTCGTGCTCAATGCCGCGTTGACGGAGTACCGGTCGGGCAAGCAGATCGACGCCAACATGCTGTCGATCTATACGAAGCCCGACGCACCGGGCGGAACGTTCCGCACGCTGGTGCGCTTTGTGGCGCCCGCGCGCGACGTCGGCAAATTGATGCTGAAAAACGGCGACGATCTCTGGTTCTATGATCCGGCCAATCAGGCCAGCATCCGGATCTCTCCCGACCAGCGGCTGCTCGGGCAGGAGGCCAACGGCGACGTGGTGACCGTGAATCTGGCGCACGACTACACCGCCACGCTGCTGGGTGAAGAGGACGTGACCGACGGCGACCGTCAACTGCGTCACTGCTACAAGCTTTCTCTGGCGGGCAAGACGCCGGGACTCATCTATCACCGCATTGAGATGTGGCTCGACGCGGCGAACACCAGGCCGGTGAAGGCAAGGTTTTTCTCGGAAAGCGACCGCCTGCTCAAGACGGCGTTTTACCGCCGCTACACCATGCAGCTCGGTGCCGAGCGTCCGACCGAATTTGTCATCATCGACGGACTCGATCCCAACTGGGTAACGGTCATGCGATTTTCCGACTACGCGTGGCGCGGCATCCCGGACGCGTGGATGCAGCGGGACTATCTGGCGCGCTTCCGGCCGGAATGA